In Urechidicola croceus, a single window of DNA contains:
- the uvrA gene encoding excinuclease ABC subunit UvrA, giving the protein MTQNVATLNPKENIIIKGAKLHNLKNIDVAIPRNKLVVITGLSGSGKSSLAFDTLYAEGQRRYVESLSSYARQFLGRLNKPQVDYIKGIAPAIAIEQKVNSTNPRSTVGTSTEIYDYLKLLFARIGRTYSPISGDEVRKDTVSDVVNFVKKLNVKTKLLLLATVHIPKDRSVSKSLNILSQQGYARIKYKDEVIRIEDFAKTVEENPENTGHDFELVVDRIVVQHEDDFYNRLADAVQIAFFEGKGKCTLENLNTKKLTNFSNSFELDGLTFLEPNTHLFSFNNPYGACPSCEGYGNIIGIDTDLVIPNTGLSIYDDAIVPWKSDSFSEYKNNLIDNAYKFDFPIHRPYFELTDQQKEVLWNGNQYFEGLHRFFKFLEEQSYKIQYRVMLSRYRGKTKCDTCNGQRLRKEANYVRVDGKTISELVDLPLDELSHFFKNIKLTNHEKDIAKRLLVEINNRLAFLTNVGLNYLTLNRTSNTLSGGESQRINLATSLGSSLVGSMYILDEPSIGLHPKDTERLINVLKNLRDLGNTVIVVEHDEDIMKSADMIIDIGPEAGTYGGEVVAEGNFKEILKSNSLTAQYLNGKLEIEIPNKRRTIKNFVEIIGARENNLKNINVKFPLGVLTVVTGVSGSGKSTLVRKILFPSLQKKIGGYGDKVGQFTELKGEIHKIEHIEFIDQNPIGRSSRSNPVTYIKVYDDIRSLFSSQKLSTIRNYKPKHFSFNVEGGRCETCKGDGEVTIEMQFMADVHLECETCQGKRFKKEVLEVKFNDKSINDVLSMTIDDAISFFTEHNELKISKKLQPLQDVGLGYVTLGQSSSTLSGGEAQRIKLASFLVKGTRQSKSLFIFDEPTTGLHFHDIKKLLASFNALIKNGHSIIVIEHNIELIKCADYIIDLGLEGGKKGGNLVFQGTPEELVKNNKGFTAKYLAEKL; this is encoded by the coding sequence ATGACTCAAAATGTCGCAACATTAAATCCCAAAGAAAATATCATCATAAAAGGTGCTAAACTTCATAATTTAAAAAATATTGATGTTGCTATTCCTAGAAATAAGTTAGTAGTTATTACTGGGCTTTCTGGTTCTGGAAAGTCAAGTTTGGCTTTTGACACATTGTATGCTGAAGGCCAAAGACGCTATGTTGAAAGTTTGTCATCTTACGCGCGTCAGTTTTTAGGTAGATTGAATAAACCACAAGTAGATTATATTAAAGGTATTGCTCCTGCAATTGCTATTGAACAAAAAGTAAATAGTACAAATCCAAGATCTACAGTTGGAACATCTACTGAAATATATGATTATTTAAAACTTCTTTTTGCAAGAATTGGTAGAACCTACTCTCCTATTTCTGGTGACGAAGTTAGAAAAGATACAGTTTCTGATGTAGTTAATTTTGTCAAAAAATTAAACGTAAAAACTAAATTATTGTTACTTGCTACTGTTCATATTCCTAAAGACAGAAGTGTTTCTAAATCTTTAAACATCTTATCTCAACAAGGATATGCACGTATAAAATATAAAGATGAAGTTATCAGAATTGAAGATTTTGCTAAAACCGTTGAAGAAAATCCAGAAAATACAGGACATGATTTTGAATTGGTTGTCGATAGAATTGTAGTACAGCACGAAGATGACTTTTACAATCGCTTGGCGGATGCTGTTCAAATTGCTTTTTTTGAAGGAAAAGGAAAATGTACTTTAGAAAATTTAAATACTAAAAAACTAACCAATTTTAGTAATTCGTTTGAATTAGACGGATTGACTTTCTTAGAACCTAACACGCATTTATTTAGTTTTAATAATCCTTATGGAGCTTGCCCAAGTTGTGAAGGCTATGGAAACATTATTGGTATTGATACTGATTTAGTGATACCAAATACTGGCTTATCTATATATGATGATGCTATAGTACCTTGGAAATCTGACTCTTTTTCAGAATATAAGAACAATTTAATCGATAACGCTTATAAATTTGACTTTCCAATTCATAGACCATATTTTGAATTAACAGATCAACAAAAAGAAGTACTATGGAACGGTAATCAATATTTCGAAGGATTACATCGCTTCTTTAAATTCTTAGAGGAACAGAGTTACAAAATTCAATATAGAGTAATGCTTTCTCGCTATCGAGGAAAAACAAAATGTGATACTTGTAATGGACAAAGATTAAGAAAAGAAGCAAATTATGTTAGAGTTGATGGTAAAACAATTTCTGAATTGGTTGATTTACCTTTAGATGAATTGTCACACTTTTTTAAAAACATCAAACTTACAAATCACGAAAAAGATATTGCCAAACGATTATTAGTTGAAATTAATAACAGACTGGCATTTTTAACCAATGTTGGTTTAAATTATTTAACCTTAAACCGAACTTCCAATACACTTTCAGGAGGTGAAAGTCAGCGAATTAATTTAGCAACTTCCCTTGGTAGTAGTTTGGTTGGATCAATGTATATTCTCGATGAACCAAGCATTGGTCTGCACCCAAAAGATACTGAAAGACTTATCAATGTTTTAAAAAACTTACGTGATTTAGGAAATACTGTTATTGTTGTTGAACACGATGAAGATATTATGAAATCGGCTGATATGATTATTGATATTGGTCCTGAAGCAGGAACTTATGGTGGTGAGGTAGTCGCAGAAGGAAATTTTAAAGAAATACTTAAATCTAATTCATTAACTGCTCAATACTTAAATGGAAAACTAGAAATTGAAATCCCTAATAAACGTCGTACAATTAAGAATTTTGTAGAAATCATTGGAGCAAGAGAAAATAATTTAAAAAATATAAATGTAAAATTTCCTTTAGGAGTACTTACAGTAGTTACAGGAGTTTCTGGTAGTGGTAAAAGCACATTAGTTCGTAAAATATTGTTTCCATCATTACAAAAAAAAATAGGTGGATATGGTGATAAAGTGGGGCAATTTACTGAATTAAAAGGTGAAATTCATAAAATAGAACATATTGAGTTTATCGATCAAAACCCTATCGGACGCTCTAGCCGATCAAATCCTGTGACTTATATTAAAGTCTATGACGATATAAGAAGCTTATTTTCTTCACAAAAACTATCAACGATACGAAATTACAAACCAAAACATTTTTCTTTTAATGTTGAAGGTGGACGCTGTGAAACTTGTAAAGGTGATGGAGAGGTAACAATTGAAATGCAATTTATGGCAGATGTCCATTTAGAATGTGAAACATGTCAAGGAAAACGATTTAAAAAAGAAGTTCTTGAAGTTAAGTTTAACGACAAGTCAATCAATGATGTTTTATCGATGACGATTGATGATGCTATTTCTTTTTTCACCGAACATAACGAATTAAAAATATCAAAAAAATTGCAACCATTACAAGATGTTGGGTTAGGTTATGTAACCTTAGGGCAATCGTCTTCTACCCTTTCTGGTGGTGAAGCACAGCGTATTAAACTTGCATCATTTTTAGTGAAAGGAACTCGTCAAAGTAAATCTCTATTCATTTTTGATGAACCAACTACTGGATTGCATTTTCACGATATTAAAAAGTTATTAGCATCATTCAACGCTCTTATTAAAAACGGACATTCGATAATAGTTATTGAACATAATATTGAATTGATAAAATGTGCCGATTATATAATTGATTTAGGGCTCGAAGGTGGAAAAAAAGGTGGGAACTTAGTGTTTCAAGGAACTCCAGAAGAATTAGTAAAAAACAATAAAGGTTTTACTGCTAAATATTTAGCGGAAAAATTGTAA
- a CDS encoding sigma-70 family RNA polymerase sigma factor translates to MDKLKVLDSALVSKYIKGDEKCFEILITRHKQKVYNFIFSKVLDRDITEDIFQDTFIKVIKTLKKGAYNEEGKFLPWVMRIAHNLIIDHFRKSNRMPTFKNTDEFDIFSVLGDGELNAEKQLIREQILSDVRRIITELPEDQKEVLLMRMYKDMSFKEISESTGVSINTALGRMRYALINMRKLIEKHNIILVN, encoded by the coding sequence ATGGATAAATTAAAAGTATTAGACAGTGCACTAGTTTCAAAATACATCAAAGGTGATGAAAAATGTTTTGAAATTCTAATTACTAGGCATAAACAAAAAGTTTACAATTTCATTTTTTCTAAAGTATTAGATAGAGATATCACAGAAGATATTTTTCAGGATACCTTTATTAAGGTGATAAAGACCTTAAAGAAGGGAGCTTACAATGAAGAAGGTAAGTTTCTACCATGGGTAATGCGTATAGCTCACAACTTGATAATTGATCATTTTAGAAAGAGTAATCGTATGCCTACTTTTAAAAATACCGATGAATTTGATATATTTTCTGTATTAGGAGATGGAGAGTTAAATGCTGAAAAACAGTTAATTAGAGAGCAGATATTATCTGATGTACGTCGAATTATAACTGAACTTCCTGAAGATCAAAAAGAAGTTTTGTTGATGCGTATGTATAAAGACATGAGTTTTAAAGAAATTTCAGAGTCTACAGGAGTAAGTATTAATACTGCGTTGGGTAGAATGAGATATGCACTTATCAATATGAGAAAATTGATAGAAAAACATAACATAATTTTAGTGAATTAA
- a CDS encoding endonuclease III domain-containing protein translates to MTKQEKVQFVIDTLEELYPETPIPLDHKDPYTLLIAVLLSAQSTDARVNTITPLLFAKADNPYDMVKLTIEEIKEIIRPVGLSPMKSKGIHGLSEILIKKHDGKVPQSFEYLEELPAVGHKTASVVMSQAFNIPAFPVDTHIHRLMYRWGLTNGKNVVQTEKDAKRLFPKELWNKLHLQIIYYGREYSPARGWNIENDIIFKKIGRKSILK, encoded by the coding sequence ATGACTAAACAAGAAAAGGTACAATTTGTAATTGACACACTTGAAGAATTATATCCTGAAACACCAATTCCACTAGATCATAAAGATCCATATACATTGCTAATTGCCGTATTACTCTCTGCCCAAAGTACAGATGCACGTGTAAATACCATAACTCCATTATTATTTGCCAAAGCAGATAATCCATATGATATGGTGAAACTAACAATTGAAGAAATTAAAGAAATTATACGCCCAGTAGGTTTATCTCCAATGAAATCAAAAGGAATTCATGGACTTTCAGAAATTTTAATTAAAAAGCACGATGGTAAAGTGCCACAAAGTTTTGAGTATTTAGAAGAATTACCAGCAGTTGGGCATAAAACAGCGAGTGTTGTAATGAGCCAAGCATTTAATATTCCGGCATTTCCAGTAGATACACATATACATAGATTAATGTATAGGTGGGGACTTACTAATGGAAAAAATGTTGTTCAAACTGAAAAAGACGCAAAAAGATTGTTTCCAAAAGAGTTATGGAACAAATTACATCTTCAAATTATATATTATGGAAGAGAATATTCACCTGCTCGTGGATGGAATATTGAAAATGATATCATTTTTAAAAAAATTGGAAGGAAATCAATTTTAAAATAA
- the bcp gene encoding thioredoxin-dependent thiol peroxidase, producing the protein MTNLKIGDKAPNFNSLDQDGNTIQLSDYKGKKLVLFFYPKASTPGCTNEACNLRDNYHTFLSKGYDVLGVSADSQKRQKNFINKYEFPFPLLADEEKEVINAYGVWGPKKFMGREYDGIHRTTFVIDESGNIEDIILKVKTKEHSDQILK; encoded by the coding sequence ATGACGAATTTAAAGATAGGGGATAAAGCACCAAATTTTAATAGCTTAGATCAGGATGGTAATACAATTCAATTATCGGATTATAAAGGTAAGAAGTTAGTGTTGTTTTTTTATCCAAAAGCAAGTACACCAGGTTGTACTAATGAAGCATGTAATTTAAGAGATAATTATCATACGTTTTTATCAAAAGGATATGATGTTTTGGGTGTAAGTGCAGATTCACAGAAAAGACAAAAGAATTTTATAAATAAATATGAATTCCCGTTCCCATTACTTGCAGATGAAGAAAAGGAAGTAATTAATGCTTATGGAGTTTGGGGGCCAAAGAAATTTATGGGTCGCGAATATGATGGAATTCACCGAACAACATTTGTTATAGATGAATCAGGTAATATTGAAGATATAATTTTAAAAGTTAAGACTAAAGAACATTCAGATCAGATATTGAAATAA
- a CDS encoding redoxin domain-containing protein translates to MNTKIIKIGLILLALVQFSCNQKASSNKAEKITEIVSTNFVPNPQVIEKQEVQTLEIGQKAPDFKLPGIDGEFHSLADYTSDVLIVLFTCNHCPTAQAYEDRVIKFVDDYKDKNVELVAISPNSPIGVLLEELGYSDLNDSFDEMIIRAKDKGYNFPYLYDGDNQEVSLKYGPVATPQAFVFDKSRTLKYVGRLDAIEKPGSANSEDLRNAVNSLLKGEKVENPVTKTFGCSTKWGWKTEMRKTVNTQWAELPVSVTKINTNGINQLLKNNSDKLRLINIWATWCGPCKVEYPEFINVHRMYKDRDFEFISLSADKPENEKSVLNFLKSRNSAVTNYLFDSDDKYALIETIDPNWNGALPYTLLIEPNGHVAWKKQGEIDFHELKKVIVDHKMIGRYF, encoded by the coding sequence ATGAACACAAAAATTATAAAAATTGGATTAATTCTTTTAGCGTTAGTCCAATTTTCTTGTAACCAAAAGGCCTCTTCAAATAAAGCCGAAAAAATTACCGAAATAGTATCCACTAATTTTGTTCCAAATCCACAGGTAATAGAAAAACAAGAAGTTCAAACTTTAGAAATTGGTCAAAAAGCACCAGACTTTAAATTACCTGGTATTGATGGTGAATTTCATTCTTTAGCAGATTATACTTCTGATGTATTAATTGTATTATTTACTTGTAACCATTGTCCAACTGCACAAGCATACGAAGACAGAGTTATTAAATTTGTAGATGATTACAAAGATAAAAATGTTGAACTTGTTGCTATTTCTCCAAACAGCCCTATTGGAGTACTTTTAGAAGAATTGGGTTATTCTGATTTGAATGATAGTTTTGACGAAATGATTATCAGAGCAAAAGATAAAGGATATAATTTTCCATATTTATATGATGGCGACAATCAAGAAGTTTCTTTAAAATATGGCCCTGTTGCCACCCCTCAAGCATTTGTATTTGATAAAAGTAGAACTTTAAAATATGTTGGAAGATTAGATGCTATTGAAAAACCTGGGTCAGCCAATTCAGAAGATTTGCGTAATGCTGTAAACTCACTTCTTAAAGGTGAAAAAGTTGAAAATCCAGTAACAAAAACTTTTGGTTGTTCTACTAAATGGGGATGGAAAACTGAAATGAGAAAAACAGTAAACACACAATGGGCAGAATTACCTGTAAGTGTTACTAAAATCAATACAAACGGAATCAATCAATTATTAAAAAATAATTCTGATAAATTAAGGTTAATTAATATTTGGGCAACTTGGTGTGGACCCTGTAAAGTAGAGTATCCTGAGTTTATTAATGTACATAGAATGTATAAAGATCGTGATTTTGAATTTATTTCCTTATCAGCAGATAAGCCAGAAAATGAAAAAAGTGTATTAAATTTCCTTAAAAGTAGAAATTCTGCAGTAACAAACTATTTGTTTGATAGCGATGATAAATATGCATTAATAGAAACTATAGACCCCAATTGGAATGGAGCACTTCCATACACACTCCTTATTGAACCAAATGGTCATGTTGCTTGGAAAAAACAAGGGGAAATTGATTTTCACGAACTAAAAAAAGTAATTGTCGACCATAAAATGATTGGTCGTTATTTTTAA
- a CDS encoding DUF3108 domain-containing protein, whose translation MLQKFLFIGLLLIVTSFNTTSTSTNNTTITSGEKLTLVASYKMSGIMTDIAQINMETSTVKTKTRELLRLKCTASTYSKWDSYFRVRDLYESYVNPETLVPALFNRKIEEGTYKKELKYLFKRRSRTAVSTMNKKGYKDYKVNVPIDYNTMDIVSSIYKVRTLDFENFGIGQTTSLDFVLDSKVQTLTVKYLGQENINVANNGSKSCHKLSIGFGGKELENVKGGKYIWITADEDRLPALIKADIPLGAVQIRLSNFTK comes from the coding sequence ATGTTACAGAAATTCTTATTTATTGGACTTTTATTAATAGTAACTTCGTTTAACACGACGTCTACATCAACTAATAATACAACAATCACAAGTGGAGAAAAATTAACATTGGTTGCTTCCTATAAAATGTCAGGAATAATGACTGACATTGCTCAAATCAATATGGAAACATCAACAGTAAAAACTAAAACTAGAGAACTATTAAGGTTAAAGTGTACTGCTTCAACTTATTCTAAATGGGATAGTTACTTCAGAGTAAGAGATTTATACGAATCATACGTTAATCCTGAAACTTTAGTTCCTGCATTATTCAATAGGAAAATTGAAGAAGGAACTTATAAAAAAGAATTAAAATATTTATTCAAGCGTAGATCTAGAACAGCAGTTTCTACAATGAATAAAAAAGGTTATAAAGACTATAAAGTTAATGTACCTATTGATTACAATACAATGGATATTGTATCTTCAATTTACAAGGTTCGAACTTTAGATTTCGAAAACTTTGGAATAGGACAAACAACTTCATTAGATTTTGTTCTTGATTCAAAAGTACAAACTCTTACAGTAAAATATTTAGGACAAGAAAATATAAACGTTGCAAATAATGGGTCTAAATCTTGCCATAAATTATCAATTGGGTTTGGAGGAAAAGAATTAGAAAATGTGAAAGGTGGTAAGTACATTTGGATTACTGCAGATGAAGATAGATTACCTGCACTTATAAAAGCAGATATTCCTTTAGGTGCAGTTCAAATTAGATTGAGTAACTTTACAAAGTAA